From Staphylococcus sp. IVB6214:
TTGCATTTGAAGCACCAAATCCCCTTACTATGCCAGTAGTAAGGGGATTTTTAGTGTGGCTTAGTCACCTATTTTTACTTTTCATCGCGTTTTCGAAGCCAATGCGAAAAAAGCGCAATGATACAACCACTAATAACAGCAGTTGTGATATGAACAAGAATACTTGTCATCTTCAGCACCTCCTCTCTACGTCAAGTTTGACGCCCGAGAGATAGGCGACACTTTTATTATATCAGCATCAAAAAAAGATTAATATAGTTATTAAATTTTCCACAATAACAAACAACGGACAGCAACACCTTCTCTCTAATGGGTTACTGTCCGTTGTATTTATTTTCGATAGATTTTCAAACGAATCTCATAGTAGTCATCATGATCTTGTTCTTTTTGTTCGAACTTAATAC
This genomic window contains:
- a CDS encoding type I toxin-antitoxin system Fst family toxin: MTSILVHITTAVISGCIIALFSHWLRKRDEK